One part of the Nocardioides zeae genome encodes these proteins:
- the murC gene encoding UDP-N-acetylmuramate--L-alanine ligase — MRVPVPEQILPAEELGRVHFVGIGGAGLSAIARIMLARGITVSGSDGAASSTLDALAAAGARVHVGHAAEQVADADTLVVSTAVREDNPEVVAAYARGLRVLPRSAGLAAVMAGRRVVAVAGTHGKTTTTSLLTTALVATGADPSYAVGGELAQLGTNAHDGAGQEFVAEADESDGAFLVYSPHLAVVTNVDADHLDVWGSEEAYRAAFERFLDRIEPGGTLVASADDAGAAALLATAEGRGIRAVGVGESPEAAWRIHDVSFAGTRSTFALTGPDGVDVGPVTLQIPGRHYVVDAALALTAGLLLGHPADALRAGLESFTGTRRRMEAKGEVGGVRVYDSYAHHPQEIVGDLQAARSVAGEGRLLVAFQPHLVSRTRIFGTAMGAALGAADQVVVADVYLAREEADPAVTGALVADAVPLPGDAVAFVPGLDDVAAELVRRARPGDLVLTLGAGDITTVGPLVLAGLAGLAAGDAGPS; from the coding sequence ATGAGGGTCCCGGTGCCGGAGCAGATCCTCCCGGCCGAGGAGCTCGGCCGCGTCCACTTCGTCGGCATCGGCGGTGCCGGCCTCTCGGCGATCGCCCGCATCATGCTCGCGCGCGGGATCACCGTGTCGGGCAGCGACGGGGCGGCCTCGTCGACCCTCGACGCCCTCGCGGCGGCCGGCGCGCGGGTCCACGTCGGCCACGCAGCCGAGCAGGTCGCCGACGCGGACACGCTGGTCGTCTCCACGGCGGTGCGCGAGGACAACCCCGAGGTCGTCGCCGCCTACGCGCGGGGCCTGCGGGTGCTGCCCCGCTCGGCGGGTCTCGCGGCGGTGATGGCCGGACGGCGGGTCGTGGCCGTCGCCGGCACGCACGGCAAGACCACCACCACCTCGCTCCTGACCACCGCGCTCGTCGCGACGGGTGCGGACCCGTCGTACGCCGTCGGCGGGGAGCTCGCGCAGCTGGGCACCAACGCCCACGACGGTGCCGGGCAGGAGTTCGTGGCCGAGGCCGACGAGAGCGACGGGGCGTTCCTGGTCTACAGCCCGCACCTCGCGGTCGTCACCAACGTCGACGCCGACCACCTCGACGTCTGGGGGAGCGAGGAGGCCTACCGGGCGGCCTTCGAGCGGTTCCTCGACCGGATCGAGCCGGGCGGCACGCTCGTCGCGTCGGCCGACGACGCCGGGGCGGCCGCCCTCCTGGCCACGGCGGAGGGGCGCGGGATCCGCGCCGTCGGCGTGGGGGAGTCGCCCGAGGCCGCCTGGCGCATCCACGACGTGTCCTTCGCGGGCACGCGCTCGACGTTCGCGCTGACCGGTCCCGACGGCGTCGACGTCGGCCCGGTGACCCTGCAGATCCCCGGCCGCCACTACGTCGTCGACGCGGCCCTCGCCCTGACGGCCGGCCTGCTCCTGGGTCATCCCGCGGACGCGCTACGGGCCGGGCTCGAGTCGTTCACGGGCACCCGTCGGCGCATGGAGGCGAAGGGCGAGGTGGGAGGGGTGCGTGTCTACGACAGCTACGCCCACCACCCCCAGGAGATCGTCGGCGACCTCCAGGCCGCGCGTTCCGTGGCCGGCGAGGGCCGGCTGCTGGTCGCCTTCCAGCCCCACCTCGTCTCCCGCACCCGCATCTTCGGCACGGCCATGGGCGCCGCGCTCGGGGCGGCGGACCAGGTCGTCGTCGCCGACGTCTACCTCGCCCGCGAGGAGGCCGACCCCGCGGTCACCGGCGCGCTGGTCGCGGACGCGGTGCCGCTGCCCGGGGACGCCGTGGCCTTCGTGCCCGGCCTCGACGACGTCGCCGCCGAGCTCGTCCGTCGCGCGCGGCCGGGCGACCTCGTGCTGACGCTGGGGGCGGGCGACATCACCACCGTCGGCCCGCTCGTGCTGGCGGGCCTGGCGGGCCTGGCTGCCGGGGACGCCGGCCCTTCATGA